One genomic segment of Flagellimonas marinaquae includes these proteins:
- a CDS encoding lysophospholipid acyltransferase family protein, which translates to MLGIIKNVGHWLYRVWFYILVAVPIFLFFPFLLATTISEKTYPQFFWLARNLWARPILYGMGCFPKVVREQRMDRGKSYMLVANHTSMLDIMLMLHVSKNPFVFVGKKELVKIPIFGFFYKRVCILVDRDSVKSRTGVYRRAQRRLDQGLSICIFPEGGVPDEEVVLDSFKDGAFKMAITHKIPVVPMTFYDNKKRFSFTFYSGGPGRIRVRVHQFFETGILSPEDTSTLREEVRDVILEELI; encoded by the coding sequence ATGCTTGGAATAATCAAAAATGTGGGGCATTGGTTGTATAGGGTTTGGTTCTATATTTTGGTGGCTGTTCCTATTTTTCTGTTTTTTCCCTTTCTACTGGCCACTACAATTTCGGAGAAGACCTATCCCCAATTTTTCTGGTTGGCCCGAAATTTATGGGCTCGTCCCATTTTGTACGGTATGGGATGCTTTCCTAAAGTTGTGCGCGAACAACGGATGGATAGGGGGAAGAGTTATATGTTGGTGGCCAACCATACCAGCATGCTCGATATTATGTTGATGCTCCATGTAAGTAAAAACCCTTTTGTTTTTGTGGGCAAAAAGGAATTGGTAAAGATTCCCATATTTGGATTTTTCTATAAAAGAGTTTGCATTTTGGTGGATAGGGACAGTGTTAAAAGCCGCACAGGTGTGTATCGAAGGGCACAAAGGCGATTGGATCAAGGTTTAAGTATCTGTATTTTTCCAGAAGGAGGGGTCCCTGACGAAGAAGTAGTTTTGGACAGTTTTAAGGACGGAGCATTTAAAATGGCCATAACCCATAAAATTCCGGTGGTGCCGATGACTTTTTATGATAACAAAAAGAGGTTCTCATTTACTTTTTACAGTGGCGGACCTGGTAGAATCCGGGTACGGGTGCATCAATTTTTTGAAACCGGGATCTTGAGTCCGGAGGACACATCCACCTTAAGGGAAGAGGTCAGGGATGTTATTCTTGAGGAACTGATTTGA
- a CDS encoding histidine kinase has protein sequence MPQNTNQLPDNVNADQFENILIYFSKSLMGMENEEDILWDVAKNCISKLGFVDCVIYLVDPGQKMLIQKAAYGPKSPKDQTLYNPVKIAVGEGITGSVATTGSPELILDTTKDSRYIVDDDFRHSEICVPIKYENEIYGVIDCEHPEKGFFTDRHLKMLSAIASICAIKIRSVRTNRQLLEKQRKLIEVREEILELKLKTLSSQLNPHFVFNALNAIQYFITSQNTKLALDYFSTFSKLVRFYLKQIGQDSASLYNEVDMLNWYLKLQKLRYDDSFDYTISMEKNNIISKEAYIPPFVILMLFENIVEQSIINGVTDQHFKIGIKTIKNKVTFDVEYHCKGMDSESTDNHWYRKNMINWKEQIELLNTVKGYQIFHETTSSFNNGTDIKHIVLQLPNLAISKNAMD, from the coding sequence ATGCCTCAAAACACAAACCAACTCCCTGACAATGTGAATGCTGATCAATTTGAAAATATCCTTATCTATTTTTCCAAATCCCTTATGGGCATGGAAAATGAAGAAGACATTCTTTGGGATGTTGCAAAAAACTGCATTTCCAAATTGGGGTTTGTCGATTGTGTGATCTACTTGGTTGACCCTGGCCAAAAAATGCTAATTCAGAAAGCGGCATACGGGCCAAAAAGCCCAAAAGACCAAACATTGTACAACCCTGTGAAAATTGCCGTTGGAGAAGGCATTACAGGCAGTGTCGCAACCACTGGTTCACCCGAACTGATTCTCGACACTACGAAGGACTCGAGATATATCGTGGATGATGATTTTAGGCACTCAGAAATTTGTGTCCCCATTAAATATGAAAATGAAATTTATGGTGTAATAGACTGTGAACACCCGGAAAAAGGTTTTTTTACTGATCGGCATTTAAAAATGCTATCTGCCATTGCATCTATCTGTGCCATAAAAATTAGAAGTGTGCGCACCAATAGACAATTGCTGGAAAAACAGCGTAAGCTTATTGAGGTAAGGGAGGAAATACTCGAGCTAAAGTTAAAAACACTGAGTTCGCAACTTAATCCGCATTTTGTGTTCAATGCCTTAAATGCCATACAATACTTTATTACTTCTCAAAATACCAAGTTGGCCCTTGATTATTTTTCTACATTTAGTAAGCTTGTCCGGTTTTATTTAAAGCAGATAGGTCAAGACTCGGCTTCTCTGTACAACGAGGTCGACATGTTGAATTGGTATTTAAAGCTTCAAAAATTGAGATATGATGATTCTTTCGACTACACTATCTCAATGGAAAAAAATAATATTATTTCAAAAGAAGCTTACATCCCGCCTTTTGTAATACTTATGCTCTTTGAGAATATTGTGGAACAATCCATTATAAATGGAGTTACCGATCAGCATTTTAAGATTGGAATAAAAACCATAAAAAACAAGGTTACTTTTGATGTTGAATATCATTGTAAAGGGATGGATTCCGAGTCCACAGACAATCATTGGTACCGTAAAAACATGATAAATTGGAAAGAGCAGATTGAACTTTTGAACACGGTAAAAGGGTATCAAATTTTCCATGAGACCACGAGCTCCTTCAACAATGGAACAGATATAAAACATATTGTTTTACAACTGCCCAACCTTGCTATATCGAAAAACGCAATGGATTAA
- a CDS encoding outer membrane beta-barrel protein, with the protein MGKKNLEQLFKEQFRDYQEIPDQKVWSAIESSLDNKKQKKRIVPIWWHLGGVAAALVVVLFAIDPFAGEPAEQQIITNVEDDPSSPTNAEKDVDTDTFNKPSLSPGTDLTLDDKVLADTENSKKNSNSKPSNNKANTTSSSLPTSTTKNNFTVADNVPENNLAPSKPKFSKSRGTASESNAVLASNKLVGEPTDKQQSIPTTPNSEEAIASTEVEKDKMEKQSIYDAIKEQEDLDKAVANNNAGKWSVGPSLAPVYFDASGDGSPIGPDFSSNSKSGNLNLSYGLTVAYEIGKKIKLRSGVHRVNFGYSTNDVLFSSTLNAAATDRIANIDYKPNPTNIIVESRDANKGSPSATSKEIALNSTPALDGKMVQQLGYIEVPLEVNYALVDNKFGVDLIGGFSSLLLVDNSVLLESNNLVTEVGEANNINSLNFSANVGMGLNYKFSKKIKINVEPVFKYQLNTFSNVSGNFQPYSIGVYSGFSFRF; encoded by the coding sequence ATGGGGAAAAAGAATTTAGAGCAATTGTTCAAAGAACAGTTTCGGGACTATCAAGAAATTCCGGACCAAAAAGTATGGAGTGCCATTGAATCCTCTTTGGACAACAAAAAACAGAAGAAACGGATCGTGCCCATTTGGTGGCACCTAGGCGGTGTTGCCGCTGCCTTGGTGGTCGTATTGTTCGCTATCGATCCATTTGCCGGTGAACCGGCAGAGCAACAAATCATTACAAATGTCGAGGACGACCCCTCCTCTCCAACCAATGCCGAAAAGGATGTGGATACCGACACTTTCAATAAACCATCTCTTTCTCCTGGTACTGATTTAACGCTTGACGACAAAGTTTTGGCAGATACGGAAAACTCCAAAAAGAACAGTAATTCCAAGCCTTCTAACAATAAAGCAAATACAACTTCGAGCTCATTGCCCACTTCCACCACCAAAAACAATTTCACTGTAGCAGATAATGTACCTGAAAATAATTTGGCCCCATCGAAACCTAAATTTTCAAAAAGCCGTGGAACAGCATCAGAAAGCAATGCGGTCTTGGCCTCCAATAAACTTGTTGGAGAACCTACTGATAAGCAGCAGTCTATTCCAACTACTCCCAATTCAGAGGAAGCAATTGCGTCTACCGAAGTAGAAAAGGATAAGATGGAAAAACAATCCATTTATGATGCTATTAAAGAACAAGAAGATCTAGATAAGGCTGTTGCCAACAACAACGCTGGCAAATGGTCCGTTGGCCCTTCTTTGGCACCAGTTTATTTTGATGCTTCTGGTGATGGCTCCCCAATCGGCCCCGACTTTTCTTCCAATTCAAAATCGGGAAACCTTAATCTAAGCTACGGGCTCACCGTAGCCTACGAAATAGGAAAAAAAATAAAACTCCGTTCCGGGGTACATCGCGTTAATTTCGGGTACAGCACCAACGATGTTCTTTTCTCCTCTACATTAAACGCCGCAGCAACGGACAGAATCGCTAATATTGACTACAAACCAAACCCAACAAACATAATTGTTGAAAGTAGGGATGCAAACAAAGGTTCACCATCCGCGACCTCTAAAGAAATAGCGTTGAACAGTACTCCCGCCCTAGATGGTAAAATGGTGCAACAATTGGGCTACATAGAGGTCCCTTTGGAAGTAAATTATGCTCTTGTGGACAATAAGTTCGGTGTGGATTTGATAGGGGGCTTTAGTTCTCTGTTATTGGTGGATAATTCCGTGTTGTTGGAATCCAACAATTTGGTAACAGAGGTGGGTGAAGCGAACAATATAAATTCGCTAAACTTTAGTGCTAATGTGGGCATGGGCCTCAATTATAAGTTTTCCAAAAAAATCAAGATAAATGTGGAACCTGTTTTTAAATATCAATTGAACACCTTTTCCAATGTTTCGGGTAATTTTCAACCGTATTCCATTGGTGTTTACAGTGGTTTTAGTTTTAGGTTTTAG
- a CDS encoding RNA polymerase sigma factor: protein MDLEELIHNCKKGNRQAQAELYRRYSSILFGMCLKYSRNKTEAEDNLHDSFMTIYEKIGQFNFKGSFEGWIKRITVNTVLQKYRKDQHLNVVSENTEDEVEVDTEATDVSLSTLLGYIQELPHKYRLTFNLYVLDGYSHKEISELLGTSTGTSKSNLARAKAILRDKIEKTKINIA, encoded by the coding sequence TTGGATCTTGAAGAACTGATACATAACTGTAAAAAAGGGAATCGGCAGGCGCAAGCTGAGTTATACCGAAGGTATTCCAGCATCCTATTTGGTATGTGCCTAAAATATTCCCGGAACAAAACCGAGGCGGAAGATAATCTGCACGACAGTTTTATGACCATTTACGAGAAAATAGGGCAGTTCAATTTTAAAGGGTCCTTTGAAGGGTGGATCAAAAGAATAACCGTAAACACAGTTCTTCAAAAGTATCGAAAGGATCAACACCTCAATGTGGTTTCGGAAAACACAGAAGATGAGGTCGAGGTGGACACCGAGGCTACCGATGTCAGCCTCTCCACACTTTTGGGATACATTCAAGAATTGCCGCATAAATACCGGTTAACATTCAACCTTTATGTATTGGATGGCTATAGCCACAAAGAAATTAGTGAGCTATTGGGAACCTCAACAGGAACCTCAAAATCGAATTTGGCGAGGGCCAAGGCCATTTTGAGAGATAAAATAGAAAAAACCAAGATCAACATTGCTTAA
- the recA gene encoding recombinase RecA: protein MSKEKEAKLKALKLTLDKLDKTYGKGAVMKMGDSVVEDVEVIPSGSLGLDIALGVGGYPKGRVVEIYGPESSGKTTLTLHAIAEAQKAGGIAAFIDAEHAFDRFYAKKLGVDIDNLIISQPDHGEQALEIADNLIRSGAIDIVIVDSVAALTPKSEIEGEMGDSKMGLHARLMSQALRKLTSTISKTKCTVIFINQLREKIGVMFGNPETTTGGNALKFYASVRLDIRRSTQIKSTDGEVQGNKTRVKVVKNKVAPPFKTAEFDIMYGEGISKIGEILDLGVAYEIVKKSGSWFSYGDTKLGQGRDAVKTLLLDNPELSEELEEKIREAIAAVSE from the coding sequence ATGAGCAAAGAGAAAGAAGCAAAATTAAAAGCCCTCAAACTTACACTAGATAAATTGGACAAAACCTACGGCAAAGGTGCCGTTATGAAAATGGGGGACAGTGTTGTTGAAGATGTCGAGGTTATTCCTTCAGGGTCGTTAGGTCTGGATATTGCACTCGGGGTCGGCGGTTACCCAAAAGGAAGGGTTGTTGAAATATATGGTCCGGAATCATCCGGTAAGACCACTTTGACCTTGCATGCGATCGCAGAAGCTCAAAAGGCCGGCGGCATTGCCGCTTTTATCGATGCCGAACATGCTTTTGATCGTTTTTATGCGAAAAAACTGGGGGTGGATATCGATAATTTGATCATCTCACAGCCCGATCATGGGGAACAGGCCTTGGAAATAGCCGATAACCTTATCCGTTCCGGCGCCATTGATATTGTGATTGTGGATTCCGTAGCGGCCTTAACTCCAAAAAGCGAAATCGAAGGGGAAATGGGCGATTCAAAAATGGGGCTCCATGCACGATTAATGTCCCAAGCGCTCAGAAAACTTACCTCTACCATAAGCAAGACCAAGTGTACCGTAATTTTCATAAACCAGTTGCGGGAAAAAATCGGGGTAATGTTCGGAAACCCCGAAACTACCACCGGTGGGAATGCCCTAAAATTTTATGCTTCGGTGCGTTTGGATATTAGAAGGTCTACCCAAATTAAGAGTACCGATGGCGAAGTCCAAGGGAACAAGACCCGGGTAAAAGTGGTAAAAAACAAAGTGGCACCTCCATTTAAAACCGCCGAATTCGATATTATGTACGGAGAAGGTATTTCAAAAATCGGCGAAATACTCGATTTGGGCGTAGCATACGAAATTGTAAAGAAAAGCGGTTCTTGGTTCAGTTATGGAGACACCAAATTGGGACAAGGCAGGGACGCGGTAAAAACATTACTGTTGGACAACCCCGAACTGTCCGAAGAACTAGAAGAAAAAATACGGGAAGCCATTGCCGCAGTAAGCGAATAA
- a CDS encoding rhodanese-related sulfurtransferase, translated as MQLYNTLSAKEREALIEEAGKDRLTISFYKYAHIGNPQILRNHLFLAWNDMDVLGRIYVAHEGINAQLSVPAENFGIFKEHLDSISFLENVRLNIAIEQDNKSFLKLKVKVRKKIVADGLNDDTFDVTNKGVHVGAEQFNELIEDESTVLVDMRNHYESEIGHFKNAITPDVDTFRDSLDIIEQNLAEHKEDKKLVMYCTGGIRCEKASAYYKHKGFKNVYQLEGGIIEYTRQVREKNLENKFLGKNFVFDHRRGERISEEVIAHCHQCGKPCDTHVNCANEACHLLFIQCEECAQEMNNCCSVECKEVHALPYEEQKRLRKGKGASNKIFKKGRSPVLKYKK; from the coding sequence ATGCAACTGTACAATACATTAAGTGCAAAAGAAAGGGAAGCTCTTATTGAGGAAGCCGGCAAGGATAGGCTTACGATCTCTTTCTATAAATATGCACATATAGGGAATCCTCAAATTTTGAGGAACCATCTTTTTTTGGCTTGGAACGATATGGATGTTCTTGGCCGCATTTATGTCGCTCACGAAGGGATCAACGCCCAGCTTTCGGTGCCGGCAGAGAATTTCGGGATTTTTAAGGAGCATTTGGATAGCATTTCTTTCTTGGAAAATGTACGCTTGAATATTGCCATTGAACAGGACAATAAATCTTTTTTAAAACTCAAGGTAAAGGTCCGCAAAAAGATTGTGGCCGATGGCCTCAACGACGACACTTTTGATGTCACCAATAAAGGAGTCCATGTAGGAGCAGAGCAATTCAACGAACTTATTGAGGACGAAAGTACTGTGTTGGTGGATATGCGCAACCACTACGAAAGTGAGATAGGCCATTTTAAGAATGCCATAACTCCAGATGTAGACACCTTTCGAGATTCACTCGATATTATTGAGCAAAATTTAGCTGAGCACAAGGAGGATAAAAAACTTGTGATGTACTGCACGGGAGGTATCCGCTGCGAAAAAGCCAGTGCCTACTACAAACACAAAGGTTTTAAAAATGTGTACCAACTAGAAGGCGGGATAATCGAATACACCAGACAAGTGCGCGAAAAGAACTTGGAAAACAAATTTCTCGGTAAGAACTTTGTTTTTGACCATAGGAGGGGCGAACGAATTTCTGAAGAAGTGATAGCGCACTGCCACCAATGCGGAAAACCTTGCGATACCCATGTGAACTGCGCCAACGAAGCTTGTCATTTATTGTTTATTCAATGCGAGGAATGTGCCCAAGAGATGAACAATTGTTGCTCCGTGGAATGTAAAGAAGTGCATGCTTTACCTTATGAAGAACAAAAACGTTTGCGAAAGGGAAAGGGCGCCAGCAACAAAATATTTAAAAAAGGACGTTCCCCTGTGTTGAAATACAAGAAGTAG
- a CDS encoding PSP1 domain-containing protein gives MACSSCSTGKDGQPRGCKNNGTCGTDGCNKLTVFDWLSNMSLPNGQKPFDCVEVRFKNSRKEFYRNSDNLQLSIGDVVATQAKSGHDVGVVTLTGELVRIQMKRKKVSPEDKNIPKIYRKASQRDIDIWQKCRDKEEEIKKRSREIAISLKLQMKLSDVEFQGDGSKATFYYTAEDRVDFRQLIKDMAKAFGIRIEMRQIGYRQEAQRLGGIGSCGRELCCSTWLTDFRSVSTASARYQQLALNPQKLAGQCGKLKCCLNYELDMYLEALKNFPSSDCKLKTNKGLAFCQKADIFKEKLWFSYKDEPAIWHTLTKDQVLEILELNKKNQKVASLEEYAADNVIEEKTTFENVVGQDSLTRFDRPKKKKRRNKKRRKPKPKASSNAK, from the coding sequence ATGGCGTGTAGCAGTTGTTCAACCGGCAAGGATGGACAACCGCGTGGTTGCAAGAACAATGGAACTTGCGGCACAGATGGTTGTAACAAGCTAACAGTCTTTGATTGGCTTTCCAATATGTCGTTGCCCAACGGTCAAAAACCCTTTGATTGCGTTGAGGTACGTTTTAAAAATAGCAGAAAAGAATTTTATCGGAACTCGGACAATCTTCAATTGTCCATAGGTGATGTTGTGGCCACTCAGGCCAAGTCCGGTCACGATGTTGGTGTGGTTACATTGACCGGTGAACTGGTGCGTATTCAAATGAAACGCAAAAAAGTTTCACCAGAGGACAAGAATATTCCAAAGATCTATAGAAAAGCTTCACAAAGGGATATTGATATTTGGCAAAAATGTAGGGACAAGGAAGAAGAAATCAAAAAGCGTTCCCGTGAGATTGCCATATCGCTTAAACTTCAGATGAAACTGAGCGATGTGGAGTTCCAAGGCGATGGTTCCAAAGCTACCTTCTATTACACGGCAGAAGATCGTGTGGACTTTAGACAATTGATCAAGGACATGGCCAAAGCCTTTGGTATCAGAATAGAGATGCGCCAAATCGGCTACAGGCAAGAAGCACAACGTTTGGGAGGAATCGGTTCCTGTGGGCGTGAACTTTGCTGCTCCACTTGGTTGACAGATTTTAGATCGGTGAGTACCGCCTCTGCGCGCTACCAACAGCTTGCCTTGAACCCCCAAAAATTGGCAGGTCAATGTGGCAAGCTAAAATGTTGTCTCAACTATGAGCTCGACATGTATCTCGAAGCCCTAAAAAACTTTCCTTCGTCGGACTGTAAGCTAAAAACAAACAAGGGCCTGGCCTTTTGTCAGAAAGCCGATATTTTTAAAGAAAAGCTCTGGTTTTCATACAAGGACGAACCTGCAATTTGGCACACTTTGACCAAAGATCAAGTGTTGGAAATTTTGGAACTGAACAAAAAAAATCAAAAAGTGGCAAGTCTCGAGGAGTATGCTGCCGACAATGTGATCGAAGAGAAAACAACCTTCGAGAACGTGGTCGGTCAAGACAGTCTTACCCGATTCGATAGGCCCAAAAAGAAAAAACGAAGAAATAAAAAGCGAAGAAAGCCAAAACCTAAAGCATCATCCAATGCGAAATAA
- a CDS encoding gliding motility lipoprotein GldH: MRNKFLLLLIAVVTLSSCNELLVYSDYRPIKEGKWELDKKVDFEFSGLDSTQTYNLFINIRNDDSYPFSNLFLITELEYPNGNTIKDTLEYRMAEPSGEWLGKGMGSVKENKLWYKEMIDFSESGVYKVNVSHAMRKNGNVEGLHILEGVTDVGLEIEKAPK; this comes from the coding sequence ATGCGAAATAAATTTTTGTTGCTTCTTATTGCAGTAGTGACCCTATCTTCTTGCAATGAGTTGTTGGTGTATTCCGATTATCGGCCAATCAAGGAAGGAAAGTGGGAGCTCGATAAAAAAGTGGATTTTGAATTCTCCGGACTTGATTCCACGCAGACATACAACCTGTTCATCAATATTAGAAATGATGATTCTTATCCTTTTAGCAATTTATTCTTAATTACCGAGTTAGAGTATCCAAACGGCAACACAATTAAGGATACGTTGGAATATAGAATGGCGGAACCCAGTGGAGAATGGTTGGGAAAGGGAATGGGAAGCGTAAAGGAAAATAAACTTTGGTACAAGGAAATGATCGATTTTTCGGAATCTGGCGTATATAAAGTGAATGTTTCGCACGCCATGCGCAAAAATGGCAATGTGGAAGGACTCCATATTTTGGAAGGAGTAACAGATGTTGGTTTGGAAATAGAAAAAGCACCCAAATAA
- a CDS encoding transglycosylase domain-containing protein, which yields MAKKRQKKQQQNFRPFIKWFWIVFAIGILSVVLIFQLASWGAFGEMPTFERLENPETNLATEFISADGETLGKLYLDDNRTWVDYETLPQNIVDALVATEDARYYDHSGIDARGFARALAYLGSKGGASTISQQLARQLFVGVRSRNLFEAVTQKIKEWVIATRLERNYTKEEIIAMYLNIYDFNYNADGIRSAARIYFGKEPTELKTEESAVLVGMLKNSSLYNPIRREELVFNRRNTVLGQMAKYGYISEKEKDSLQSLEMKINFNPESHREGLATYFRMYMQRWLNRWVEDNPKPDGEKYNIYLDGLKVYTTVDSRMQKNAEEAVQEHMKNLQAEFFNQNTPERNPTTPFLDISKGAVDTIMRNAMKRSARWRHLKREGLSDKDIEATFHKKAEMTVFDWNSDSYEKDTIMTPLDSIRYYKTFLRTAMMSMEPQTGHVKAWVGGIDYKHFQYDNVIQGARQAGSLFKPFVYAAAIDQLRYSPCYTLPDNQYSIEPGKHGNMEAWTPKNADGKYSGEDMTLKNALANSVNTITAQLIDRVGPGAVVSIAKSMGITKEIPEVPSIALGTPDVSVYEMVGAFGTFANQGVYVKPVMVTRIEDRNGTVLYEYTPETKDVLSKDVAYAVVNLLQGVTEAGSGGRLRHTYGVNNTVYKEVVTGYPYKLYNPIAGKTGTTQNQSDGWFMGMVPNLVTGVWVGGEERSIHFNRLAYGQGAAMALPIWALYMKKNYANEELGVSQDAFEEPEDLSINVDCSKQKEEEDIDTDDDLDDLDF from the coding sequence ATGGCAAAAAAGCGTCAAAAAAAACAGCAACAAAATTTTCGACCTTTTATTAAGTGGTTTTGGATTGTATTCGCAATAGGAATACTTTCCGTTGTTCTTATTTTTCAATTGGCCTCTTGGGGCGCGTTTGGCGAAATGCCCACTTTTGAACGATTGGAAAACCCCGAGACCAATCTGGCCACGGAATTCATTTCAGCGGATGGCGAAACCTTGGGTAAGCTCTATTTGGATGACAACCGTACATGGGTGGATTATGAGACCTTGCCTCAAAATATTGTGGACGCATTAGTTGCAACAGAGGATGCCAGGTATTATGATCATTCAGGAATCGATGCCAGGGGATTTGCCAGAGCATTGGCCTATCTGGGATCCAAAGGAGGTGCAAGTACCATTTCTCAACAATTGGCACGTCAGCTTTTTGTGGGGGTAAGATCCAGAAACCTTTTCGAAGCCGTTACCCAAAAAATAAAGGAGTGGGTCATAGCCACCCGTCTGGAAAGGAACTATACCAAAGAGGAGATCATAGCCATGTACTTGAACATTTATGATTTTAACTACAATGCCGATGGTATCCGTTCCGCGGCCAGAATCTATTTTGGAAAAGAACCAACAGAGCTAAAAACAGAAGAATCTGCCGTTTTGGTAGGAATGCTCAAAAATTCATCGCTATACAATCCCATACGAAGAGAAGAATTGGTGTTCAACCGAAGAAACACCGTGTTGGGCCAAATGGCAAAATATGGATACATCTCGGAAAAGGAGAAAGACTCACTCCAAAGCTTGGAGATGAAAATCAATTTTAACCCAGAATCACACAGGGAAGGTTTGGCCACCTATTTTAGAATGTACATGCAACGCTGGTTGAACCGATGGGTAGAGGACAACCCAAAGCCCGATGGTGAAAAGTATAATATCTATTTGGATGGGTTAAAAGTTTACACGACCGTAGATTCCAGAATGCAAAAAAATGCAGAAGAAGCGGTACAGGAACACATGAAAAACCTTCAGGCCGAGTTCTTTAACCAAAATACGCCCGAGCGCAACCCTACTACACCATTTTTGGACATCAGTAAAGGCGCTGTGGACACCATAATGCGAAACGCCATGAAACGCTCTGCAAGGTGGCGTCATCTAAAACGCGAGGGACTGTCGGATAAAGATATTGAAGCCACTTTCCACAAAAAGGCGGAAATGACCGTGTTTGATTGGAACAGTGATTCCTACGAGAAGGATACCATAATGACCCCACTGGACTCAATCAGGTACTATAAAACCTTTTTGCGAACCGCGATGATGTCCATGGAGCCACAAACTGGTCATGTAAAAGCATGGGTCGGAGGAATAGATTACAAGCATTTCCAATATGATAATGTGATACAGGGAGCAAGGCAAGCAGGTTCTTTGTTCAAGCCTTTCGTGTATGCAGCGGCCATTGATCAGTTGCGTTATTCGCCTTGCTATACCTTGCCGGACAATCAGTATAGTATTGAGCCAGGAAAACATGGAAACATGGAAGCCTGGACCCCAAAAAATGCCGATGGCAAATACTCTGGGGAAGATATGACCCTAAAGAACGCTCTGGCGAACTCGGTAAACACAATAACAGCTCAACTTATAGATAGAGTGGGCCCGGGTGCGGTGGTTTCAATTGCGAAAAGCATGGGGATTACCAAAGAAATTCCCGAAGTGCCTTCCATTGCGCTGGGAACACCGGATGTATCCGTTTATGAAATGGTAGGGGCCTTTGGAACATTTGCCAATCAAGGTGTGTACGTTAAGCCCGTAATGGTTACCCGTATAGAAGATAGGAATGGAACCGTGCTTTATGAATATACACCAGAAACTAAGGATGTGCTGAGCAAAGATGTGGCCTATGCAGTAGTTAACCTATTGCAAGGCGTTACCGAAGCCGGATCGGGCGGAAGGCTTAGACATACATATGGAGTAAATAATACAGTTTACAAAGAAGTTGTAACGGGTTATCCATACAAGCTGTATAATCCCATAGCTGGTAAAACAGGGACCACACAGAACCAAAGTGATGGTTGGTTTATGGGAATGGTACCCAACTTGGTGACCGGTGTTTGGGTAGGCGGAGAGGAAAGATCTATCCATTTCAATCGTTTGGCTTACGGTCAGGGTGCTGCGATGGCATTGCCTATTTGGGCCTTGTACATGAAAAAGAATTATGCCAACGAAGAACTGGGAGTGTCGCAAGATGCATTTGAAGAGCCGGAGGACTTATCCATAAATGTGGATTGTTCCAAGCAAAAAGAAGAGGAAGATATTGATACTGACGACGATTTGGACGATTTGGACTTCTAA
- a CDS encoding CoA transferase subunit A: protein MINKTVANVAEALHGVKDGMTFMLGGFGLCGIPENAIGELVRLGIKDITCISNNAGVDDFGLGLLLQKHQIKKMISSYVGENDEFERQMLSGELEVELTPQGTLAEKCRAAQAGFPAFYTPAGYGTEVAEGKETREFDGKMYVLEPAFKADFSFVKAWKGDEAGNLIFKGTARNFNPCMCGAATITVAEVEELLPAGSLDPNQIHIPGIFVQRIFQGEKFEKRIEQRTVRQKA from the coding sequence ATGATCAATAAAACAGTTGCGAATGTTGCCGAAGCTTTACATGGTGTTAAGGACGGTATGACATTTATGTTGGGCGGATTTGGCCTATGTGGCATTCCGGAAAATGCAATTGGCGAACTGGTACGTTTGGGCATTAAGGACATTACCTGTATCTCGAACAATGCTGGTGTAGATGACTTTGGGCTTGGCCTGTTGTTGCAAAAACATCAAATTAAAAAAATGATATCTTCCTATGTAGGAGAGAATGATGAGTTCGAGCGTCAAATGCTCAGTGGAGAGCTCGAAGTGGAATTGACACCACAGGGCACCCTGGCAGAAAAATGTCGGGCAGCCCAAGCCGGATTCCCTGCGTTCTATACTCCGGCAGGTTATGGTACCGAAGTTGCCGAAGGAAAGGAAACTAGGGAGTTCGATGGCAAAATGTATGTGCTGGAACCCGCCTTTAAGGCCGATTTTTCATTTGTGAAAGCTTGGAAAGGCGATGAGGCGGGAAACCTTATATTCAAAGGAACCGCAAGAAATTTTAATCCATGCATGTGTGGAGCTGCGACCATTACCGTCGCAGAAGTGGAGGAGCTGCTTCCTGCAGGAAGCTTGGACCCTAATCAAATCCACATTCCGGGAATATTTGTACAACGAATCTTCCAAGGTGAAAAATTTGAAAAACGAATTGAACAAAGAACCGTAAGACAGAAAGCATAG